In Mobula hypostoma chromosome 10, sMobHyp1.1, whole genome shotgun sequence, a single genomic region encodes these proteins:
- the LOC134352781 gene encoding gastrula zinc finger protein XlCGF42.1-like yields the protein MDSQTTDSEQTTHHNHPDLLGSEHHRPRTVEGIGSLPREEEWFPCPESERGLGCVAGLSRHQCSHTGEKPWKCGDCGKGFSYPSQLEMHRRSHTGERPFTCSVCGKGFTQLSHLPRHYQVHFVEKLFTCSVCGKGFTQSSSLLTHQRLHTGERPFSCSVCGKRFTRSSHLLAHQRVHTGERPFVCSVCAKGFRSSSNLRKHQRVHK from the coding sequence ATGGATTCACAGACGACAGACTCTGAGCAAACGACACACCACAATCATCCGGATCTGCTGGGATCGGAACATCATCGGCCTCGGACCGTGGAGGGAATAGGCTCCCTCCCCAGGGAGGAGGAGTGGTTTCCGTGCCCCGAGAGCGAGCGGGGCCTCGGCTGCGTTGCTGGACTGTCCAGGCACCAGTGCAGCCACACCGGCGAGAAACCGTGGAAGTGTGgggactgtgggaaggggttcagCTACCCTTCCCAGCTGGAGATGCACCGGCGCAGTCACACCGgcgagaggccgttcacctgctcggtgTGCGGGAAGGGCTTCACTCAGTTAAGCCACCTGCCTCGGCATTACCAGGTTCACTTCGTGGAGAAACTGTTCACCTGCTCGGTGTGCGGCAAGGGCTTCACTCAGTCGTCCAGCCTGCTGACGCACCAGCGGCTGCACACCGGCGAGAGGCCGTTCAGCTGCTCCGTGTGCGGGAAGCGTTTCACTCGCTCCTCCCACCTCCTGGCGCACCAGCGAGTGCACACCGGCGAGAGGCCGTTCGTCTGCTCCGTGTGCGCGAAGGGCTTCCGCAGTTCGTCCAACCTGCGCAAGCACCAGCGAGTCCACAAGTGA
- the LOC134352770 gene encoding zinc finger protein 239-like isoform X1: MTGTAPEAGRDWNEGSRAKSEGGTTSGESEGDLLHSEVGESVEGAAGGNGGREADSNRSPVMDHSQTGSSNQSVGEDRAESPQPSERLQPLSRGAKGRVQGGVKRCTCSECGQSFSRVSLLSKHRCQPPGEKPWKCGDCGKGFNYPSQLEIHRRSHTREKPFICTVCEQGFYCLSNLITHQRFHTGERPFTCSECGKGFSQPSNLLRHQRFHTGERPFTCSECGKGFTQPSSLLSHRRVHTGERPFVCSECGKGFTLSSQLVRHQQVHTGARPFTCAECGKGFTQSSSLLTHRRVHTGERPYTCPACGKSFAQLSNLVTHQRLHTGERPYTCPVCKKRFAYSSNLWKHQQIHK; this comes from the exons ATGACCGGAACAGCACCAGAAGCTGGGCGAGACTGGAACGAGGGATCACGGGCCAAGAGTGAAGGGGGGACTACttcaggggaatctgagggggatcttcttcactcagaggttggtgagagtgtggaaggagctgctggtggAAATGGTGGACGTGAGGCCGATTCCAACAG GTCACCGGTGATGGACCATTCACAGACAGGAAGTTCCAACCAAAGTGTGGGTGAAGACCGGGCCGAGTCTCCCCAGCCGTCTGAACGTCTTCAGCCTTTGAGCAGGGGAGCGAAAGGCCGCGTTCAGGGCGGGGTGAAGCGGTGCACATGCTCCGAGTGTGGACAGAGCTTCAGCCGAGTGTCTCTTCTCTCAAAGCACCGATGCCAACCCCCCGGGGAGAAGCCGTGGAAATGCGGGGACTGCGGGAAGGGGTTTAACTACCCGTCCCAGCTGGAAATCCACCGCCGCAGTCACACGAGAGAGAAGCCGTTCATCTGCACCGTGTGCGAGCAGGGCTTTTACTGCCTGTCCAACCTCATCACGCACCAGAGGTTTCACAcgggggagcggccgttcacctgctccgagtgCGGGAAGGGCTTCAGTCAACCGTCCAACCTTCTCAGGCACCAGCGGTTCCAcaccggggagcggccgttcacctgctccgagtgCGGGAAGGGCTTCACCCAGCCCAGCTCCCTGCTGTCGCACCGGCGGGTTCACACGGGGGAGAGGCCGTTTGTCTGCTCCGAGTGCGGGAAGGGCTTCACTCTGTCCTCCCAGCTGGTGAGGCACCAGCAGGTCCACACCGGGGCCAGGCCGTTCACCTGCGCCGAGTGCGGGAAAGGGTTCACTCAGTCGTCCTCCCTGCTGACGCACCGGCGGGTTCACACCGGCGAGAGGCCCTACACCTGCCCGGCGTGCGGGAAGAGCTTTGCTCAGCTCTCCAACCTGGTGACGCACCAGCGACtgcacaccggggagaggccctACACCTGCCCCGTGTGTAAGAAGCGATTCGCCTATTCATCCAACCTCTGGAAGCACCAGCAGATTCACAAGTGA
- the LOC134352770 gene encoding gastrula zinc finger protein XlCGF7.1-like isoform X2: METSSGDTAGRAAGIPARVVLEWSPVMDHSQTGSSNQSVGEDRAESPQPSERLQPLSRGAKGRVQGGVKRCTCSECGQSFSRVSLLSKHRCQPPGEKPWKCGDCGKGFNYPSQLEIHRRSHTREKPFICTVCEQGFYCLSNLITHQRFHTGERPFTCSECGKGFSQPSNLLRHQRFHTGERPFTCSECGKGFTQPSSLLSHRRVHTGERPFVCSECGKGFTLSSQLVRHQQVHTGARPFTCAECGKGFTQSSSLLTHRRVHTGERPYTCPACGKSFAQLSNLVTHQRLHTGERPYTCPVCKKRFAYSSNLWKHQQIHK; encoded by the exons ATGGAGACGAGCTCCGGAGACACGGCGGGCCGTGCTGCTGGAATACCAGCCCGAGTCGTCTTGGAATG GTCACCGGTGATGGACCATTCACAGACAGGAAGTTCCAACCAAAGTGTGGGTGAAGACCGGGCCGAGTCTCCCCAGCCGTCTGAACGTCTTCAGCCTTTGAGCAGGGGAGCGAAAGGCCGCGTTCAGGGCGGGGTGAAGCGGTGCACATGCTCCGAGTGTGGACAGAGCTTCAGCCGAGTGTCTCTTCTCTCAAAGCACCGATGCCAACCCCCCGGGGAGAAGCCGTGGAAATGCGGGGACTGCGGGAAGGGGTTTAACTACCCGTCCCAGCTGGAAATCCACCGCCGCAGTCACACGAGAGAGAAGCCGTTCATCTGCACCGTGTGCGAGCAGGGCTTTTACTGCCTGTCCAACCTCATCACGCACCAGAGGTTTCACAcgggggagcggccgttcacctgctccgagtgCGGGAAGGGCTTCAGTCAACCGTCCAACCTTCTCAGGCACCAGCGGTTCCAcaccggggagcggccgttcacctgctccgagtgCGGGAAGGGCTTCACCCAGCCCAGCTCCCTGCTGTCGCACCGGCGGGTTCACACGGGGGAGAGGCCGTTTGTCTGCTCCGAGTGCGGGAAGGGCTTCACTCTGTCCTCCCAGCTGGTGAGGCACCAGCAGGTCCACACCGGGGCCAGGCCGTTCACCTGCGCCGAGTGCGGGAAAGGGTTCACTCAGTCGTCCTCCCTGCTGACGCACCGGCGGGTTCACACCGGCGAGAGGCCCTACACCTGCCCGGCGTGCGGGAAGAGCTTTGCTCAGCTCTCCAACCTGGTGACGCACCAGCGACtgcacaccggggagaggccctACACCTGCCCCGTGTGTAAGAAGCGATTCGCCTATTCATCCAACCTCTGGAAGCACCAGCAGATTCACAAGTGA